One Streptomyces sp. R28 DNA window includes the following coding sequences:
- a CDS encoding TetR/AcrR family transcriptional regulator: protein MVVKETTGRVTKRRVRTRANLLDAAFAVFAAKGFGRVSIEEVCEAAGYSRGAFYSNFDSLDELFFALYQQRADLIAEQVSGALALDGPDLDVPAAVDRVTEVLLLDRDWLLVKTDFLVHAARDPDVAQSLLEHRARLREAIADRLTRVRGHTELPVVLGDIEGAAHAVVAAYDGVTTQLLLDRDVEHARGWLKQLLTALLTDGSGTTR from the coding sequence ATGGTGGTGAAGGAAACGACCGGGCGCGTCACCAAGCGACGCGTGCGCACGCGCGCCAACCTGCTCGACGCCGCGTTCGCCGTGTTCGCCGCCAAGGGGTTCGGCCGGGTCTCCATCGAGGAGGTCTGCGAGGCCGCCGGCTACAGCAGGGGCGCCTTCTACTCCAACTTCGACAGCCTGGACGAGCTGTTCTTCGCCCTCTACCAGCAGCGCGCGGACCTGATCGCGGAGCAGGTGTCCGGAGCGCTCGCCCTCGACGGGCCGGACCTGGACGTGCCCGCCGCCGTGGACCGGGTCACCGAAGTGCTGCTCCTGGACCGCGACTGGCTGCTGGTGAAGACGGACTTCCTGGTCCATGCCGCGCGTGACCCGGACGTCGCGCAGAGCCTGCTGGAACATCGCGCACGGCTGCGCGAGGCGATTGCCGACCGGCTCACCCGGGTCCGGGGGCACACCGAGCTGCCCGTCGTGCTCGGTGACATCGAGGGCGCCGCCCACGCCGTGGTCGCCGCCTACGACGGAGTCACCACCCAACTGCTGCTGGACCGGGACGTCGAGCACGCTCGCGGCTGGCTCAAGCAACTGCTCACGGCGCTGCTCACCGACGGCAGCGGCACCACCCGATAG